One part of the Actinomyces howellii genome encodes these proteins:
- a CDS encoding TPM domain-containing protein, producing MATPFPLRRVIVLVTAVCALVLLLLPAGAGASTPAGSGTVTPVLAAPGTPGRTSPAVEVTAPLSDHVTDDAGILDAASAQAAVEEAAAAGYGLWVVTTTEVPSPEIEWWSHNLFVDSYLGDTDLLVVIQPETRDYTLMRAEGGDVLDSYLDAVEEAMLPELRADDWDGAVTAAGHALATASERALRTGVIILGGGATLVAGGVGGGVLWAHRRRRRAARRAEAELAARERAALSALVDADNAVLTASQELEYAVAQFGLTATDEYTAAIAAAREAVGVGLEASRALSGAALLSPEQRQRHVAVMQSSAERARAAVQDSSDKLASMRRLEAEAEQACADTATRAQEARAAIGVARDQLAVLATARSDAAVASGRAGLDQATELLAVVEGAVGKAREAVAAGSRGTAVQHLRLAQGALAQVAELRAQATSLPQRLDEIDREMAALDGLINEDLADIEDLRDDEGFDPRAVEEAVSRAQQAVNDLETRRRDPETALSHLSEAETRLDEVLAPARESRERVRQEALNRRRLEGRMAELGRTIPEVHSFITVNRAVVGAQPRALLDKAAALQVQAHREQDTTMALAIASDALACARRARAVADEAIRDNSLASMGSGSSWGGLFDGPSSGHRSSSHRSTYRPSRPSPRVSTPSPRRTASGRSSSARGASGRRGRF from the coding sequence ATGGCCACGCCCTTCCCGCTGCGCCGCGTCATCGTCCTGGTGACCGCCGTCTGCGCGCTCGTCCTTCTCCTCCTTCCCGCCGGCGCCGGGGCCAGCACCCCGGCCGGCTCCGGCACCGTCACCCCGGTCCTGGCCGCGCCCGGCACACCGGGACGGACCTCCCCGGCCGTGGAGGTGACGGCCCCCTTGAGCGACCACGTGACCGACGACGCCGGGATCCTCGACGCGGCCTCGGCTCAGGCGGCCGTCGAGGAGGCTGCCGCGGCGGGCTACGGGCTGTGGGTGGTCACGACCACCGAGGTCCCCTCCCCTGAGATCGAGTGGTGGTCGCACAACCTGTTCGTCGACTCCTACCTCGGTGACACCGACCTGCTTGTCGTCATCCAGCCTGAGACGCGGGACTACACGCTCATGCGGGCCGAGGGCGGTGACGTCCTGGACTCCTACCTCGACGCGGTCGAGGAGGCGATGCTGCCCGAGCTGCGTGCTGACGACTGGGACGGCGCGGTGACCGCCGCTGGTCACGCCCTGGCCACCGCCTCCGAGCGCGCGCTGCGCACCGGGGTCATCATCTTGGGCGGCGGCGCGACGCTGGTCGCCGGGGGCGTCGGTGGCGGCGTGCTGTGGGCGCACCGGCGCAGGCGCCGCGCGGCCCGGCGGGCCGAGGCCGAGCTCGCCGCACGGGAGCGGGCGGCGCTGAGCGCGCTCGTCGATGCCGACAACGCCGTGCTCACCGCCTCCCAGGAGCTCGAGTACGCCGTCGCACAGTTCGGGCTGACCGCCACCGACGAGTACACCGCGGCCATCGCTGCCGCCCGAGAGGCGGTGGGCGTCGGGCTCGAGGCGAGTCGCGCTCTGTCGGGCGCGGCCTTGCTGTCTCCTGAGCAGCGCCAGCGCCACGTCGCCGTCATGCAGTCCTCTGCCGAGCGGGCGCGGGCGGCGGTCCAGGACAGCTCGGACAAGCTCGCCTCGATGAGGAGGCTCGAGGCGGAGGCGGAGCAGGCCTGCGCCGACACGGCGACCCGCGCCCAGGAGGCCCGCGCCGCGATCGGAGTCGCCCGTGACCAGCTGGCGGTGCTGGCCACCGCCCGCTCCGATGCCGCCGTGGCCTCGGGCCGTGCGGGGCTGGACCAGGCCACCGAGCTCCTCGCCGTCGTCGAGGGCGCCGTGGGCAAGGCGCGCGAGGCGGTGGCCGCCGGGTCGCGCGGCACGGCGGTCCAGCACCTTCGCCTGGCGCAGGGGGCGCTCGCCCAGGTCGCTGAGCTCAGGGCGCAGGCCACCTCCCTGCCGCAGCGACTCGATGAGATCGACCGCGAGATGGCGGCTCTCGACGGTCTCATCAACGAGGACCTGGCCGACATCGAGGACCTGCGTGACGACGAGGGCTTCGACCCCAGGGCGGTCGAGGAGGCGGTGTCCCGGGCCCAGCAGGCCGTCAACGACCTCGAGACGCGACGACGCGATCCTGAGACCGCCTTGTCCCACCTGTCGGAGGCGGAGACCCGCCTGGACGAGGTGCTGGCTCCTGCCCGCGAGTCCCGGGAGCGCGTCCGCCAGGAGGCGCTCAACCGCAGGCGGCTCGAGGGGCGCATGGCCGAGCTCGGGCGCACCATCCCGGAGGTCCACTCCTTCATCACGGTCAACCGCGCTGTCGTGGGCGCCCAGCCCCGGGCTCTGCTCGACAAGGCGGCGGCCCTGCAGGTTCAGGCGCATCGGGAGCAGGACACGACGATGGCCCTGGCCATCGCGAGCGACGCGTTGGCCTGCGCGCGTCGGGCCAGGGCGGTGGCTGACGAGGCGATCCGGGACAACTCGCTGGCCTCGATGGGATCAGGGTCGTCCTGGGGCGGGTTGTTCGACGGCCCCTCGAGCGGACACCGCTCCTCGTCGCACCGAAGCACCTACCGTCCGTCGCGCCCCTCCCCCCGCGTGTCGACGCCGAGTCCGCGCCGCACCGCGTCGGGACGCTCCTCCTCGGCACGCGGGGCCTCGGGGCGGCGCGGCCGCTTCTGA
- a CDS encoding type 1 glutamine amidotransferase, which translates to MTDTTSSPSRARTLPTGTSPVITVIEPEAYAPLGRLGEWLFAEGAVLSIVRLWQGDPVPTLDALGDGLVVLGGAMSAHDDLDHPWLVELRALLRQVVDAELPAVVICLGAQIAAEALGGATAVPSPHGAEGGIVELHLTPAAAEDPLLGEVVDEAVRAAVRAGIPTQDGTRLPVIVSHDDGVVRLPQEATLLASSEGAPVQAWRAGRLLALQHHPESTPTRIEYWQARSAARRMGVVAGEEAAEALPAEALPAEAVAVGERARAQAEQVEPVIQAFGRTLARVLVRSARAYQVSGGR; encoded by the coding sequence ATGACGGACACGACATCCTCCCCCTCGCGCGCCCGGACCCTGCCGACAGGCACCTCCCCGGTCATCACGGTCATCGAGCCCGAGGCCTACGCTCCCCTGGGCAGGCTCGGCGAGTGGCTCTTCGCCGAGGGCGCCGTCCTGAGCATCGTGCGCCTGTGGCAGGGCGACCCCGTCCCGACCCTCGACGCGCTCGGAGACGGCCTTGTCGTCCTCGGCGGCGCGATGAGCGCCCACGACGACCTCGACCACCCCTGGCTCGTCGAGCTGCGCGCCCTGCTGCGTCAGGTCGTCGACGCCGAGCTCCCCGCCGTCGTCATCTGCCTCGGCGCACAGATCGCCGCCGAGGCCCTCGGCGGCGCGACCGCCGTCCCCTCACCCCACGGAGCCGAGGGAGGCATCGTCGAGCTCCACCTCACGCCGGCCGCTGCCGAGGACCCGCTGCTGGGCGAGGTCGTCGACGAGGCCGTGCGCGCCGCGGTGCGTGCGGGCATCCCCACCCAGGACGGTACCCGTCTGCCCGTCATCGTCTCCCACGACGACGGCGTCGTCCGCCTCCCCCAGGAGGCCACCCTGCTCGCCTCCTCCGAGGGCGCCCCCGTCCAGGCGTGGCGTGCGGGCAGGCTCCTCGCGCTCCAGCACCACCCCGAGTCCACCCCGACCCGCATCGAGTACTGGCAGGCCCGTTCGGCCGCACGCCGCATGGGCGTCGTCGCCGGGGAGGAGGCCGCCGAGGCGCTGCCCGCCGAGGCACTGCCCGCCGAGGCGGTCGCGGTCGGTGAGCGAGCGCGGGCCCAGGCCGAGCAGGTCGAGCCGGTCATCCAGGCCTTCGGCCGGACCCTGGCGCGCGTCCTCGTGCGCAGCGCCCGCGCATACCAGGTCTCCGGCGGCCGCTGA
- a CDS encoding helicase-associated domain-containing protein: protein MSQKDPGRGDARVPAADVAQLAAHLAALPDEAVVALLAARPDLASPPSASFTALAARAGARPSVEAALAGLDAVELAVAEAVLALGSRQAPELATALGVEEHDAARSLARLEDLALLIGAGPVQGLVDAVGPYPLGLGPSACPPPQTLPEPLPETLQDPGSTPVQAGSLSPEAQAMLAALAWGPPVGTVRAGGRSAGVDELLARGWLVPAGTGAGPGQNAGPGQGAARGAGPRAQQPAADRTRLVMPREVSLALRGGRLTREPLTPPDPAALALVDPGSLASESTRAAEELVRLAAALLAEWGREGAPVLRAGGVGVRSLARTAEALDLEPGATATLIEMVAGAGLLGLDEAGTAWVPSTEAASWTEAGTPERWARLAAAWPASARTPWLVGSRSDNGALRPVLGDDVEAAWARSLRHRVLVLLAQLEQGRAATPTWVRAALRAARPRRPVPSGAVTAVLAEAAMLGLTGSGALSRAGRVLAEAASGAGRHDTTRGPVPGQEEADAAGLLLSLEAALAADLPAPVDTLLIQSDLTAIVPGRPGTALAALLERSAQVESRGGALTVRFTPDSVRAALDSGVGAPELVRALERFSPTGLPDALTVLIDDAARRHGSVRVREVSTVLRVPDPAVAAALVGDPRVAELRLVELAPGVVVSCVPAARVLRTLRGAGLAPVLEDAEGRRLLSPDGGAGRQTAPPPTRPGNEHSVRRPRPGGRELAGLVARLRSGQDEQDTQGDPAPATDPVHALALLRQAQSSRSRLRLRIVGHDGAVQDRSVRVLAVEPDRVRLADVLRQTELTVAVHRIVSVEQA from the coding sequence ATGAGTCAGAAGGACCCAGGCAGGGGTGATGCCCGCGTGCCCGCGGCCGACGTCGCACAGCTGGCCGCCCACCTGGCGGCCCTGCCCGATGAGGCGGTCGTGGCCCTCCTGGCGGCCCGCCCCGACCTCGCCTCACCTCCGTCAGCCTCCTTCACCGCGCTCGCGGCCCGGGCGGGGGCGCGTCCGAGCGTCGAGGCGGCGCTCGCCGGGCTCGACGCCGTCGAGCTGGCCGTGGCCGAGGCCGTCCTGGCGCTGGGCAGCAGGCAGGCCCCGGAGCTGGCCACGGCCCTGGGCGTCGAGGAGCACGACGCCGCCCGCTCCCTGGCCCGGCTGGAGGACCTCGCCCTGCTCATCGGCGCCGGGCCGGTCCAGGGCCTCGTCGACGCCGTGGGGCCCTACCCCCTGGGCCTGGGGCCCTCGGCCTGCCCGCCGCCCCAGACCCTGCCCGAGCCCCTGCCCGAGACCCTGCAGGATCCCGGCTCGACCCCGGTACAGGCAGGATCGCTGTCCCCCGAGGCCCAGGCGATGCTCGCCGCCCTGGCATGGGGCCCGCCCGTGGGCACCGTGCGAGCGGGCGGCCGGTCGGCAGGGGTCGACGAGCTCCTGGCCCGCGGGTGGCTCGTGCCGGCGGGCACGGGGGCGGGACCGGGGCAGAACGCGGGACCGGGGCAGGGCGCTGCCCGAGGAGCCGGCCCGCGCGCGCAGCAGCCCGCCGCCGACCGCACCCGCCTCGTCATGCCGCGCGAGGTGTCCCTCGCCCTGCGCGGAGGTCGCCTGACCCGCGAGCCCCTCACCCCGCCCGACCCGGCGGCCCTCGCGCTGGTCGACCCCGGCTCCCTGGCCTCGGAGTCGACGCGCGCGGCCGAGGAGCTCGTCCGGCTCGCCGCCGCCCTGCTCGCCGAGTGGGGGCGCGAGGGCGCTCCCGTCCTGCGCGCCGGGGGCGTGGGCGTGCGCTCCCTGGCCCGCACCGCCGAGGCCCTCGACCTCGAGCCCGGCGCCACCGCGACACTCATCGAGATGGTGGCCGGTGCCGGGCTGCTGGGCCTGGACGAGGCCGGCACCGCCTGGGTCCCCTCGACCGAGGCGGCCTCCTGGACCGAGGCCGGCACCCCCGAGCGCTGGGCACGTCTGGCCGCGGCGTGGCCGGCCTCGGCGCGCACCCCGTGGCTCGTCGGCTCCCGCTCCGACAACGGTGCGCTGCGGCCCGTGCTGGGCGACGACGTCGAGGCGGCCTGGGCCCGCAGCCTGCGCCACCGGGTCCTCGTGCTCCTCGCGCAGCTGGAGCAGGGGCGCGCCGCGACCCCGACCTGGGTGCGTGCCGCGCTGAGGGCAGCGCGGCCGCGCCGTCCGGTTCCGTCAGGCGCCGTCACCGCGGTCCTGGCCGAGGCGGCGATGCTCGGCCTGACCGGCTCGGGGGCACTGAGCCGTGCGGGTCGGGTGCTCGCCGAGGCCGCCTCCGGCGCGGGACGCCACGACACGACCCGGGGCCCCGTCCCCGGGCAGGAGGAGGCGGACGCCGCGGGACTGCTCCTGTCGCTCGAGGCCGCCCTGGCGGCCGACCTGCCCGCCCCCGTGGACACCCTCCTCATCCAGTCCGACCTCACCGCGATCGTGCCGGGACGGCCGGGCACCGCACTGGCGGCCCTCCTCGAGCGCAGCGCCCAGGTGGAGTCCCGTGGCGGGGCGCTGACCGTGCGCTTCACCCCCGACTCGGTGCGCGCCGCCCTCGACTCCGGGGTCGGCGCCCCCGAGCTGGTCCGCGCCCTGGAGCGCTTCAGCCCCACCGGCCTGCCCGACGCCCTGACCGTCCTCATCGACGACGCCGCCCGGCGCCACGGCTCGGTACGGGTGCGTGAGGTGTCCACCGTGCTGCGAGTCCCCGATCCGGCCGTGGCCGCGGCCCTCGTCGGCGACCCGCGGGTCGCCGAGCTGAGGCTGGTCGAGCTCGCACCGGGCGTCGTGGTCTCCTGCGTCCCGGCCGCCAGGGTCCTGCGCACGCTGCGTGGCGCAGGACTGGCACCCGTCCTGGAGGACGCCGAGGGACGCAGGCTCCTGAGCCCCGACGGCGGTGCCGGGCGCCAGACGGCGCCGCCGCCGACCCGACCCGGCAACGAGCACTCCGTGCGCCGCCCTCGCCCGGGCGGGCGCGAGCTCGCCGGCCTCGTCGCGCGCCTGCGCTCCGGCCAGGACGAGCAGGACACGCAGGGCGACCCCGCCCCGGCCACGGACCCCGTCCACGCCCTGGCCCTGCTCCGTCAGGCCCAGTCGTCCCGGTCGCGTCTGCGCCTGAGGATCGTCGGGCACGACGGAGCGGTGCAGGACCGGTCGGTGCGGGTCCTCGCCGTCGAGCCGGACAGGGTGAGGCTGGCCGACGTCCTGCGCCAGACCGAGCTGACGGTCGCGGTCCACCGGATCGTGTCGGTCGAGCAGGCCTGA
- a CDS encoding DNA repair helicase XPB — protein MPGPSTPPPSTPPDGPLIVQGDRTVLLEVAHPGADEARRAIAPFAELERAPEHMHTYRITPLALWNARAAGLDAETVVHTLLTYSRFPVPHSLLTETAETMDRYGRLQLLADPAHGLVLHALDVAVLEEVVRSRRTTGLLGQRLGPADVVVHPSERGHLKQVLIKLGWPAEDLAGYVDGEAHPIALREAPAEAAASVPGAFALRPYQRQAVDAFWAGGSGVVVLPCGAGKTLVGAACMARSATTTLILVTNAVSARQWKDELMRFTTLTADEIGEYSGARKEVRPVTIATYQVLTTKRKGVFPHLDLLDAHDWGLIVYDEVHLLPAPVFRMTADLQARRRLGLTATLVREDGREDEVFSLIGPKRYDAPWKDLESQGWIAPAQCTEVRLTLTEGERMAYATAEPEERYRLASTTPAKAGVVETVLARHPGEPALVIGQYVDQLTELAERLDAPLITGSMTVRERQRLYDAFRAGQVEVLVVSKVANFSIDLPGASVAVQVSGAFGSRQEEAQRLGRIMRPKSDGRQAHFYTVVARDTLDQDYAAHRQRFLAEQGYGYSIVDAQDLPGYSPR, from the coding sequence ATGCCTGGTCCGAGTACCCCACCGCCCTCGACGCCTCCTGACGGCCCGCTTATCGTGCAGGGTGACAGGACGGTCCTGCTCGAGGTCGCGCACCCGGGGGCCGACGAGGCCCGCCGTGCCATCGCCCCCTTCGCCGAGCTCGAGCGCGCCCCGGAGCACATGCACACCTACCGGATCACGCCGCTGGCCCTGTGGAACGCCCGTGCGGCCGGCCTCGACGCCGAGACGGTCGTCCACACGCTCCTGACCTACTCGCGCTTCCCGGTGCCGCACTCGCTGCTCACCGAGACCGCTGAGACGATGGACCGCTACGGGCGGCTCCAGCTCCTGGCCGACCCCGCCCACGGCCTGGTCCTGCACGCGCTCGACGTGGCCGTCCTCGAGGAGGTCGTGCGCTCGCGACGCACGACCGGTCTGCTCGGGCAGCGGCTGGGGCCGGCCGACGTCGTCGTCCACCCCTCCGAGCGGGGCCACCTCAAGCAGGTGCTCATCAAGCTGGGCTGGCCCGCCGAGGACCTGGCGGGCTACGTCGACGGCGAGGCCCACCCCATCGCCCTGCGCGAGGCCCCGGCCGAGGCCGCGGCCTCCGTCCCCGGGGCCTTCGCCCTGCGCCCCTACCAGCGTCAGGCGGTTGACGCCTTCTGGGCCGGCGGGTCGGGGGTCGTCGTCCTGCCCTGCGGGGCGGGCAAGACCCTCGTCGGCGCGGCGTGCATGGCCCGCAGCGCGACGACGACGCTCATTCTGGTCACCAACGCCGTCTCGGCCCGGCAGTGGAAGGACGAGCTCATGCGCTTCACGACCCTGACCGCTGACGAGATCGGGGAATACTCGGGGGCACGCAAGGAGGTCCGCCCGGTCACGATCGCCACCTACCAGGTGCTGACCACCAAGCGCAAAGGGGTCTTCCCCCACCTCGACCTGCTCGACGCCCACGACTGGGGGCTCATCGTCTACGACGAGGTCCACCTCCTGCCCGCGCCGGTGTTCCGCATGACCGCTGACCTCCAGGCGCGCCGTCGTCTGGGGCTGACGGCCACGCTCGTGCGCGAGGACGGGCGTGAGGACGAGGTGTTCAGCCTCATCGGGCCCAAGCGCTACGACGCCCCGTGGAAGGACCTGGAGTCCCAGGGGTGGATCGCCCCGGCACAGTGCACCGAGGTCCGCCTCACCCTGACCGAGGGCGAGCGCATGGCCTACGCGACCGCCGAGCCCGAGGAGCGCTACCGCCTGGCGTCGACGACCCCCGCCAAGGCGGGCGTGGTCGAGACGGTCCTGGCCCGCCACCCCGGGGAGCCGGCCCTCGTCATCGGCCAGTACGTCGACCAGCTGACCGAGCTCGCCGAGCGTCTGGACGCCCCGCTCATCACGGGCTCGATGACGGTGCGCGAGCGCCAGCGGCTCTACGACGCCTTCCGGGCGGGGCAGGTCGAGGTGCTCGTCGTGTCCAAGGTCGCCAACTTCTCGATCGACCTGCCGGGCGCCTCGGTGGCGGTCCAGGTCTCAGGCGCCTTCGGGTCACGTCAGGAGGAGGCTCAGCGCCTGGGGCGGATCATGCGCCCGAAGTCCGACGGGCGGCAGGCGCACTTCTACACGGTGGTCGCACGCGACACCCTCGACCAGGACTACGCCGCCCACCGTCAGCGCTTCCTGGCCGAGCAGGGCTACGGCTACAGCATCGTCGACGCCCAGGACCTCCCGGGGTACTCGCCCCGGTGA
- a CDS encoding PrsW family glutamic-type intramembrane protease yields MAGVEVNDTAASLVVAGVVEELGKLVPLALLALVAPGRVRRLLVCDWLVLGLAAGAAFMAVEEVARRAVFLSGSLGPGGLFQEMMCLGRQSDWLECMGMTSFGLSPLSGDAVAALPYGGHAVVTGLVAVGVGVARHGWWRAGFVRGVLARGAGAGCGASRGAGGAGAGSVGGGG; encoded by the coding sequence GTGGCGGGGGTCGAGGTCAATGACACGGCGGCCTCCTTGGTGGTGGCGGGGGTGGTTGAGGAGCTGGGCAAGCTCGTGCCTCTGGCGCTGCTGGCGCTTGTGGCTCCGGGGCGGGTGCGCCGCCTGCTGGTGTGTGACTGGCTGGTCCTGGGTCTGGCTGCTGGTGCGGCCTTCATGGCTGTGGAGGAGGTGGCGCGGCGGGCGGTCTTTCTCAGTGGTTCGCTGGGTCCGGGGGGCTTGTTCCAGGAGATGATGTGCCTGGGGCGGCAGTCCGACTGGCTGGAGTGCATGGGGATGACCTCCTTCGGCCTGTCGCCCTTGTCCGGGGACGCGGTGGCTGCGTTGCCTTACGGGGGGCACGCGGTGGTGACCGGGCTGGTGGCGGTCGGTGTCGGGGTCGCGCGTCACGGGTGGTGGAGGGCGGGGTTTGTGCGCGGGGTGCTGGCGCGGGGTGCTGGCGCGGGGTGTGGTGCGTCTCGTGGTGCCGGTGGTGCCGGTGCTGGGTCTGTGGGTGGTGGTGGTTGA
- a CDS encoding IS3 family transposase (programmed frameshift) — protein MSRAKYSDEFKAQVVREVVEKDRTIASVAASYDLVPQTVGNWVARYRKEHSSQEESEAVAESAQIARLRAENCELRQENEFLKKSGGLLRAGTAVSDKYKLINREEGRYPVASMCRWAGVSRSGYYSWRERAESSRIRRREELAVLVRAEFEASHGAYGYRRIAAALRRQGVSTCQDTVRAVMRAQGLRAAQPRRKVRTTVPARDLGERPDLVRRDFTAEKPGIKWVGDITCIRTWAGFVYLATVLDCCTRKVVGYAMADHMRTDLVCDAIDMAVRRCPHKRGVTIFHSDRGSQYTSQQFSDHLRKYGIRLSVGRTGVCWDNAWAESFNATLKNERVHRMVYPTRRKAVSDIASWIELTYNQTRLHSTLGYRTPNEVEGEHLGRRQAA, from the exons ATGTCAAGGGCGAAGTACTCGGACGAGTTCAAGGCGCAGGTTGTGCGTGAGGTCGTCGAGAAGGACCGGACGATCGCGTCGGTCGCGGCCTCCTACGACCTGGTTCCCCAGACGGTGGGGAACTGGGTCGCGAGGTACAGGAAGGAGCACTCCAGCCAGGAGGAAAGTGAAGCAGTCGCAGAGTCCGCGCAGATAGCCAGGCTCAGGGCGGAGAACTGCGAGCTGCGCCAGGAGAACGAGTTCCTGA AAAAAAGCGGCGGCCTTCTTCGCGCAGGAACAGCGGTGAGCGACAAGTACAAGCTCATCAACCGCGAGGAAGGCAGATACCCTGTTGCCTCCATGTGCCGCTGGGCCGGGGTGTCCAGGTCCGGGTACTACTCCTGGCGCGAGCGGGCTGAGTCGAGTCGTATCAGGAGACGGGAGGAGCTGGCGGTTCTTGTGCGGGCCGAGTTTGAGGCCTCCCACGGCGCCTACGGGTACCGGCGCATCGCGGCAGCCCTGCGACGTCAAGGCGTGTCAACCTGCCAGGACACTGTGCGTGCGGTCATGCGCGCCCAGGGCCTGAGAGCCGCGCAACCGCGCCGGAAGGTCCGTACCACCGTCCCGGCCCGTGACCTGGGCGAGCGTCCCGATCTCGTGCGCCGTGACTTCACGGCCGAGAAACCCGGAATCAAATGGGTAGGTGACATCACCTGTATCCGCACGTGGGCTGGGTTCGTGTATCTCGCAACGGTGCTGGACTGCTGCACGAGGAAGGTAGTCGGTTACGCGATGGCCGACCACATGCGCACCGACCTGGTCTGTGACGCTATCGACATGGCGGTACGCAGGTGCCCCCACAAGAGAGGGGTAACCATATTCCACTCCGACAGAGGCAGCCAGTACACCTCTCAGCAGTTCTCCGACCACCTGAGGAAGTATGGCATACGGCTGTCCGTCGGGCGCACCGGGGTGTGCTGGGACAATGCCTGGGCGGAGTCATTCAACGCGACTCTTAAGAACGAGAGGGTCCACCGCATGGTGTACCCTACACGTAGGAAGGCAGTGAGCGACATTGCCTCATGGATTGAGCTGACATACAATCAGACACGTCTCCACTCGACCCTCGGCTACCGCACCCCCAACGAGGTCGAAGGCGAGCACCTAGGCCGCAGACAAGCGGCCTGA
- a CDS encoding GAD-like domain-containing protein, with translation MSNDLDTPAPRDDETEDYPWQYGAAIRQAYWEQVGTTSDMAFFGPTNGPASPWPGQAENYAPVWTQDSTIITTDGMSSPWSDTGGDPGEGLEYYIDSPRLKGAGLEDLQASWELELLIRVVSTYAGQGYRPTFDHHGCLTLRVPEVDVPADWLDDEGHLCLLLGAPAGLRSDYVEMYSDPQAVRLVALTPLRPEEIDWVVSEGHRSVAGQVLADSEYRNQVRLDRPSLLEPMKAAASAPGAQHPEQQPPAQAPEPAPESGLTPEPEPAPESGLTPEPEPRPEPAGLPLSASRPASAPTPVEAPTAPEPEPSSPGQPEPASPGQTGPSPEQVPAEARPDEAPPSAVLPVAPVEELPWDLAWVDSRIEEHLREEAGLAPLGVGLPVTDEHLERFAGVLPDSVLHVWRRFGFEGFGQGRTWVTDPLRWAPVVEAWLDGVDLPFDDQGWWCLTRTALGGMALWGEVSGPVLEIDPLSAVVRVHPPAAQHMGSRVMRERMGALLLVDPMEDFYEDEDSERDLIDVAVEVLGPVGPDEVYGVTPPGAPMTRVEVAALSVQDAAEHLIDRARSVERRLEADGLRAAALRPPAPSEEQPEDQPAQEGPTAPEAHDESGSA, from the coding sequence ATGAGCAATGACCTTGACACACCTGCCCCTCGGGACGACGAGACCGAGGACTACCCGTGGCAGTACGGTGCCGCGATCCGCCAGGCCTACTGGGAGCAGGTCGGCACGACCTCGGACATGGCCTTCTTCGGCCCGACCAACGGGCCGGCCTCCCCCTGGCCGGGCCAGGCCGAGAACTACGCCCCCGTGTGGACGCAGGACTCCACGATCATCACCACCGACGGCATGTCCTCGCCGTGGTCGGACACCGGAGGCGACCCCGGCGAGGGCCTCGAGTACTACATCGACTCCCCGCGCCTCAAGGGCGCCGGGCTCGAGGACCTGCAGGCATCGTGGGAGCTCGAGCTGCTCATCCGAGTCGTGTCGACCTACGCCGGGCAGGGCTACCGGCCCACCTTCGACCACCACGGCTGCCTGACGCTGCGGGTGCCGGAGGTCGACGTGCCCGCCGACTGGCTCGACGACGAGGGCCACCTGTGCCTCCTGCTCGGGGCGCCTGCGGGCCTGCGGAGCGACTACGTCGAGATGTACTCCGACCCTCAGGCGGTGCGCCTCGTCGCGCTCACCCCGCTGCGGCCCGAGGAGATCGACTGGGTCGTCAGCGAGGGTCACCGGAGCGTGGCGGGCCAGGTGCTGGCCGACTCGGAGTACCGCAACCAGGTCCGCCTGGACCGGCCCAGCCTGCTCGAGCCCATGAAGGCGGCTGCCTCCGCACCCGGTGCGCAGCACCCGGAGCAACAGCCTCCAGCACAGGCGCCTGAGCCGGCGCCGGAGTCCGGGCTGACGCCGGAGCCCGAGCCGGCGCCGGAGTCCGGGCTGACGCCGGAGCCCGAGCCGAGGCCGGAGCCCGCCGGGCTGCCCCTTTCCGCCTCACGACCCGCCTCGGCGCCCACGCCCGTGGAGGCCCCGACGGCACCGGAGCCCGAACCGTCCTCCCCGGGACAACCCGAACCGGCCTCCCCGGGGCAAACCGGGCCCTCGCCCGAGCAGGTGCCGGCTGAGGCACGGCCAGATGAGGCCCCGCCGTCCGCGGTCCTGCCGGTCGCTCCCGTCGAGGAGCTGCCCTGGGACCTGGCCTGGGTGGACTCCCGGATCGAGGAGCACCTGCGCGAGGAGGCGGGCCTGGCCCCGCTGGGCGTGGGCCTGCCGGTCACCGACGAGCACCTCGAGCGCTTCGCCGGGGTGCTGCCTGACTCGGTGCTCCACGTGTGGCGGCGCTTCGGCTTCGAGGGCTTCGGCCAGGGCCGCACGTGGGTCACCGACCCGCTGCGGTGGGCACCGGTGGTCGAGGCGTGGCTCGACGGCGTCGACCTGCCCTTCGACGACCAGGGCTGGTGGTGCCTGACCCGCACCGCGCTGGGCGGGATGGCCCTGTGGGGCGAGGTCTCCGGCCCGGTGCTCGAGATCGACCCCCTCAGCGCCGTCGTGAGGGTGCACCCTCCCGCGGCCCAGCACATGGGCAGCCGGGTCATGCGCGAGCGCATGGGCGCCCTGCTCCTAGTCGACCCGATGGAGGACTTCTACGAGGACGAGGACTCCGAGCGGGACCTCATCGACGTCGCCGTCGAGGTGCTCGGTCCCGTGGGCCCGGACGAGGTCTACGGGGTGACACCCCCGGGAGCGCCGATGACCCGCGTGGAGGTGGCGGCCCTGTCCGTCCAGGACGCCGCCGAGCACCTCATCGACCGGGCGCGCTCGGTCGAGCGCAGGCTCGAGGCCGACGGGCTGCGTGCCGCGGCGCTCCGCCCTCCCGCCCCGAGCGAGGAGCAGCCCGAGGACCAGCCCGCCCAGGAGGGGCCCACGGCGCCCGAGGCTCACGACGAGAGCGGATCGGCCTGA